The Sulfurimonas sp. genome includes the window AGAAATAAATGAAGGTGAAATTTATGGACTTCTTGGACCTTCAGGATGTGGGAAAACAACATTACTTAGAGAGATGGTAATGTTGCAAGATTTCCATGGAGGCTCTATAAATATTCTTGGGCATGACTTAAATTCTATTAGACATAATGAGGCACAAGAATTAAGACGAAAGTGGGGTGTTTTATTTCAAGCAGGGGCACTTTTTTCTTCTTTAACTTTAAAAGATAACATAGCCCTTCCTTTGATTGAATATACTGATCTTTCACAAAAAATGATAAATGAAATAGTAGAGTTTAAAATAAACTTAGTTGGCTTAAAATCAGCAGATGCCATGCTTTTTCCATCTCAAATTAGTGGTGGAATGAAAAAAAAAGCTGCACTTGCAAGAGCTTTAGCAATGGATCCCAAACTTCTGTTTTTAGATGAACCAACAAGTGGATTAGACCCCATATCAGCAAGAGAGTTTGATAGTTTGATTCTTAAGCTTAGAGAGTTGTTAGGATTAACAATAGTAATGGTTTCACATGATTTACAATCTATTTATGATACACTTGACCGCGTTGCAATCATTGATGAAAAAAAGATTGTTTATGAGGGAAATTTAAATAATATTAAAAATACTAAAAGTGAATTTATACAAACATTTTTTAAAGGAGTAAATTTAATATGAATAATAGAGTAAATTATACGCTTGTAGGTTTTATGGTTCTCTCTGGAGTAGCTTTGATGTTAGCCTTTACTTATTGGCTTTTAAAACCATCGCCAGAACATGAAACTACAAAATATAATATACACTTCAGTGAGTCTGTTTTAGGTTTAAATGTAGATGCAGCAGTTAAATACAGAGGTATAAATGTTGGTAAAGTTAGTAGACTTAGAATAAATCCTAAAAACTCAGAACAAGTAGAAGTTTTAATAACGATACTTAAAACAACACCCATTAAAGAAACGACAGTTGCAAAACTTACATCGCAGGGTATTACAGGACTTAGTTACATAAACCTTAGTATGGGTGCGAATGGGAGTCCTGCTTTAAAGATAAGAGAAGGTGAACAATACCCAATAATTAAAACAGAAGCATCATTTTTTGAGCGTTTTGAAAAATCACTTGGTACAGTAAGTATAAAACTATCAAAAACTCTTACAAGAACTTCTGAGCTGTTAAATGAAAATAATCAAAAACAGATAGAGATACTTTTAAAATCGACTGCTTCTTTTATGATTCAGATGGAAAAACTTGTAGATGATAAAGCCATAAAAAATATGCAGGCATCTATGCAAAACTTTAATAATATTACTAGAAAATTTGATGAGATGATGCCAAGAATAGATAATTTTATAAATAAAAGTATTGCATGGGAGGATAAAATATCAGGCTCTTTTGCTTCTATAATGAAGAGTTATGTGGGTATAAGAGCTTCAATGGATGAGATAAAGAGAGCTGTTGGAAGTGGAGAGTTTAATATCAAGGCAATTGCAGGTGATGTGATTCCAACAATGAATAATGCTCTAATAGAGATGCAACATTTAATGGTAAGTATAGAAAATGCACTGAATCAATATGAGAGAAGTCCAGGAGATATATTGTTTAAACAAGAAGAAATTAAAAAAGGTCCAGGAGAAAATTGATGATAAAAATAATTTTACTAGTAGTTACTTTAATTATTTCAATAGGGTGTTCAACAACTAAACCTCCTGTTGCAGAATATAAATTATCTGTTACAACATTGAAACAAATTAGTTCTTCTCATGGATGCAAAACAAAGTCATTAAAAATTTCACAAGCTTTTAGTTCTAGTTCCTTGATGTCCCTTAAAATGAGCTATGTTCAAGATAAGCATAAAATATATTCATACTCTCAAGCACAATGGAATAATTCTGTCAATCAAGAAGTGACTTCTCAAATGTTAAAGGTTTTACGAGAATCAAAATTATTTAAAAATACTCAAAATTCCAAATCAAGAAGTAAGAGTGATTTGATTTTAGAAATTACTATAGATGACTTTATGCAGTATTTTACAGAAAATTCTACTAAGTCACATGTGAAAGTTCTTATTAGTATGGCTCTTATAGATTCAAAAACAAGTAAGGTAATAGCAACATCGAACTTTAAAGCATTAAACAATGTTGATTCTTTAGATGCTTCAGGTGGAGTAACAGCACTAGATATTGCTCTTGGGGATGTTTTAATTCAAAGTATAAACTACTTAAATAAGGTTTGTGAGTGATAAAAAAAAGCGAATATAAACAACGAAGAGATAGATTTTTAAAAAAATTAAAAAATAACTCAATGGCTATTTTTTCAAGTGCAAAAACTAAAACTCGCTCAAATGATACTGAGTATCCATACCGACAAGATAGTAACTTTTATTATCTTACAGGCTTTAAAGAAGATAATTCTTATTTGATATTTATTAAAGAAAATCAAAAAACTAAATCTTTTCTTTTTGTTAAAAAAAAGGAAGCCAAAGATGAACTATGGCATGGAAAAAGGCTAGGGAGACAAGAAGCTAAAAAAAGATTCTCATTCGATAAAGTTTTAATTAGTAAAAAGTTTAAAAGCTTAAAAAAAGAATTGAAAACAAAGTTTAAAATAGATGAAAATGCTTCTCATAATATTTCTAAAATGAGATTGATAAAATCAAAAGCAGAAATCAAACTAATAAAAAAAGCTATAAATATTACTAAAATAGCTCATCATAGAGCCATAAGATTTGATAAAATAGATAAAAATGAGTATGAGCTTCAAGCAGAAATAGAGTATGTATTTAAGAAAAATGGCTCGTATAGCGATGCTTATACTTCTATCGTCGCATCTGGAGATAATGCAAATACCCTACATTATATAGAAAATAAGCAAGTGTTAGTTGATGGAGATTTAATACTCATAGATGCTGGATGTGAGTACGAATATTATGCAAGTGATATTACACGAACCATACCCGTAAATGGAAGATTTTCTCAAGCACAAAAAGAGTTATACAGTATAGTTTTAGATGTTGAGAAAAAAATTATTAAAATGATAAAACCAAATGTTAAAAGAACTACACTTCAAAAAAATACAGAAATTTTACTAACAAAAGGCATGATAGAAAAAGGCATTTTAAAAGGTAACTACAAAAAACTCATAAAGAATAATAAACATAAAAAGTATTATCCACATGGAATAGGGCATTGGATGGGTTTAGATGTTCATGATGATGCCCCTTATAAAGATAAAAATAACAAAGAATTAAAACTTCAAAAAGGTATGGTTTTGACCATAGAACCAGGTATTTATATCTCAAAAGATGATAAAACAGTTCCAAAAAAATTTCGGGGCATAGGCATAAGAATAGAAGATGATATTTTAGTAACTAAAAACAGTTATAAAAATCTATCTTCTAAGATTGCTAAAAGTATTAATGATATTGAGACTATGTGTTATAAGTATAAGACCAACCAGTAAGGTTTTCATTTTTAGCTTCAAAAAAGTTATCAGAATCTGCTAAAAAATCCATAACAAACATAACTTCATAAGGTATGCTTTGTTGATCTTGTGGCCTTACTAAAAGTAGTGGCATCGGAGTGTCTTGAGAACTTTTACCAAAGCCAACAGGCATTAATTGACTCATAAGTTCAACTGGTTTACTTATACCTTGTTCATCTAAAAATTTATCTAAAATAGCTTCTTGAACATCTTTTGGAAATTTCTCAGAGGTATTTAAAAATATAGTAAAGTGAATAGGGGTATTTTTAAAGTGGGATGGTGCATCTGCCGCCATGATAATATAATCTACATTTTTTAAATGAGTAGATATCTCTATTGGGTCTAGGTATGTGTCAGTAACTATTGCTTTTGCTTCCACTATTTATCTTCTTCTATTAGTGGTCTGCCTATTTTTTCTTCGACTTCTGCTTGAAGTTTTACCATCTCCTGTCTTATTTCATCTATATAATGAGGAGGAACATTTTCATCTTGACTCCATTTTACTTCATCAA containing:
- a CDS encoding ABC transporter ATP-binding protein; its protein translation is MATHIKVKDIKTVFGERIVHDGVNLEINEGEIYGLLGPSGCGKTTLLREMVMLQDFHGGSINILGHDLNSIRHNEAQELRRKWGVLFQAGALFSSLTLKDNIALPLIEYTDLSQKMINEIVEFKINLVGLKSADAMLFPSQISGGMKKKAALARALAMDPKLLFLDEPTSGLDPISAREFDSLILKLRELLGLTIVMVSHDLQSIYDTLDRVAIIDEKKIVYEGNLNNIKNTKSEFIQTFFKGVNLI
- a CDS encoding MlaD family protein, whose translation is MNNRVNYTLVGFMVLSGVALMLAFTYWLLKPSPEHETTKYNIHFSESVLGLNVDAAVKYRGINVGKVSRLRINPKNSEQVEVLITILKTTPIKETTVAKLTSQGITGLSYINLSMGANGSPALKIREGEQYPIIKTEASFFERFEKSLGTVSIKLSKTLTRTSELLNENNQKQIEILLKSTASFMIQMEKLVDDKAIKNMQASMQNFNNITRKFDEMMPRIDNFINKSIAWEDKISGSFASIMKSYVGIRASMDEIKRAVGSGEFNIKAIAGDVIPTMNNALIEMQHLMVSIENALNQYERSPGDILFKQEEIKKGPGEN
- a CDS encoding aminopeptidase P N-terminal domain-containing protein translates to MIKKSEYKQRRDRFLKKLKNNSMAIFSSAKTKTRSNDTEYPYRQDSNFYYLTGFKEDNSYLIFIKENQKTKSFLFVKKKEAKDELWHGKRLGRQEAKKRFSFDKVLISKKFKSLKKELKTKFKIDENASHNISKMRLIKSKAEIKLIKKAINITKIAHHRAIRFDKIDKNEYELQAEIEYVFKKNGSYSDAYTSIVASGDNANTLHYIENKQVLVDGDLILIDAGCEYEYYASDITRTIPVNGRFSQAQKELYSIVLDVEKKIIKMIKPNVKRTTLQKNTEILLTKGMIEKGILKGNYKKLIKNNKHKKYYPHGIGHWMGLDVHDDAPYKDKNNKELKLQKGMVLTIEPGIYISKDDKTVPKKFRGIGIRIEDDILVTKNSYKNLSSKIAKSINDIETMCYKYKTNQ